The genomic interval GCCGCGGTCGGTCAAACCAACATCATATTCTTCGACAGCAGCGGCCAGCAGATTTCGGCCTACGATATCGCGGTCACGCGCGACCTCAACGGCTTGCGCGCCGCGCTCAAACAGCTTTTGCCGAATGCGGACATCAAGATCGACGGCCTCGGCGACGGCATCATGCTTTCGGGTTGGGCCCAGAACCCGGTGGAAGCCCAGCAGGCGGCCGATCTGGCTGCACGCCTCGCGGGCGGCGCCGACAAGGTCGTCAACAGCATAGCGGTTCGCGGCCGCGACCAGGTGATGCTGAAGGTGGTGGTCGCAGAGGTGCAGCGCGACATCATCAAGCAGCTTGGCGTCGATTTGAGCGCCAACATGAGCTACGGCACCGCCGTCGTGAATTTCAATAACGCCAATCCTTTCACCTCAAACGGCGGCCCTTTGGTGAGTGGCAACAGCGCTGTGGGCGGCTTCGGCAAGAGCGTCGTCAACGGCGTGACGGTGCCGAGCGTTCAGGCGACGCTGCGCGCAATGGAAAACGCAGGCGTCATCCGCACGCTCGCCGAGCCCAGCCTGACCGCGATTTCCGGCGAATCGGCAAACTTCCTCGCCGGTGGCGAATTTCCCGTGCCGGGCATACCCAGTTGTACCGGAGGTGTCTGTACATCTCCGACGGTTCAGTTCAAGAAGTTCGGCATCTCGCTTGGCTTCACGCCGGTCGTCATGAGCGGAGGCCGGATCAGCCTGCACGTCGCGACCGAAGTATCGGAGCTTTCGCAAGAAGGCGCGTTCACCTACAACGGCACGACGGTGCCGTCGCTGAAAACCCGCCGCGCCGATACAACACTTGAAATCCCGTCCGGCGGCTCGATGGTCATGGCCGGGCTTATCAAGCAGCAGACCAAGCAGTCGATCAGCGGCATGCCGGGGGTATCCCAGATCCCGGTGCTGGGAACGCTGTTCCGCAGCCGCGACTACGTCAACAACAATACCGAGCTGATGATCCTGGTGACGCCTTACGTCGTGCGCGCCGTCGCGCAGAAGGATCTGTCGCGGCCCGACGACGGGTTCGCAGATGCATCGGACCCGCAGGCCGACCTGCTGGGCAGCATCAACCGCATCTACGGCGTTCCGGGTCGCGCCGAACCCGCGCGCCAATATCGCGGCAGCTATGGCTTCATCACCGACTGAGGCGGGGCAAGGAACGAAACGATGACATCCGCAGATTCCGCCGAACGCTACCGCAGTCTTCGCGTGGCTGTCCTCATAGCCGGCCTGGCCGCCGCGCTGGGCGCCTGCACGCATACGAGCCAGGAGGGCACCACCGCGAGCATTCCGAACGATTATCGCTTGCGGCATCCCATTGCGATCCAGGAAGCCAACCGGACCGTCAACATCTTCGTCGGCAACACGCGCGGCGGCCTGTCGGCATCGCAGCGCGCCGATGTCGTCGGGCTGGCGAGCGTCTGGCTCCGCGAAGGAACCGGCGCCATCGTCGCCGAGGTTCCGTCCGGCACCAGCAACGCCCGGGCCGCCGCCGATTCATTCAGGGAGGTGCGCTCTCTGTTGAGCGCCGCGGGCGTGCCGTCGCGCGGAATTATCGTCCGGCATTACCATCCCGCCGACCCGCGCCTGTTCGCAACCATTCGCCTTACCTATCCGAAAATCGCGGCCGTGGCGGGCCCCTGCGGCGTCTGGCCGGAAGACCTCGGCCCTTCGATCAAGAACAAGGGCTATCTCGACAACAAGCCGTACTGGAATTTTGGCTGCGCAAGCCAGCGCAATCTTGCTGCAATGGTCGATAATCCCTCCGACCTCGTGCAACCGCGCCCGGAAACGCCAGCCTATACCGCCCGTCGGACCTACGCGCTCGACAAGTATCGACAGGGTCAATCGTCAGCCACCGTCTATCCGGATGATAAGAGCAAAATCAGCAGTGTGGGACAATGATCAGTTACCCTCGCCAGGACGCAGAAGAGCCAACCGCCTCCCCTTCGCCGAAGGCCGACGATCATATCGCGCCGGCGCCGCGCGTATCGGTGCAGGCCTTTTGCGAGACGATGGAAACAGCCACGGCCGTGCAAGCGGCCGGCGAGGATCGCCGGCTGGGCAAGGCTCACCTCAAGATCCAGATGGGCGGCATGGTCGTCGCCGCGGAAGCCTATCGCTCGGCACCGACGCCGAACGTCATCATTCTCGAAACTGACGAGCGCGGCGATATCCTCGCCGGGCTCGACCAGCTTGCAACCGTGTGCGACGCAGGCACGCGCGTCATCGTGATCGGCCGCGTCAACGACGTCACGCTGTATCGCGAACTGGTCAAGCGTGGCGTCAGCGATTATGTCATCGCGCCGGTCACCGCCATCGACATCGTACGCGCGGTTTGCGGCCTGTTTTCAGCTCCTGAAGCCAAGGCAGTCGGCCGGGTCATCGCCGTTGCCGGCGCCAAGGGCGGCGTCGGCGCGTCGACGATCGCCCACAATGTCGCCTGGGCGATTGCACGCGATCTGGCGCTCGATTCCGTCGTCGCCGACCTCGATCTCGCCTTCGGCACGGCCGGGCTGGACTTTAATCAGGACCCGCCGCAAGGCATCGCCGATGCCGTGTTTTCGCCGGACCGCATCGACACGGCGTTCGTCGATCGGCTGTTGTCGAGATGCACCGATCATCTGAGCCTGCTCGCCGCGCCGGCGACGCTGGACCGGGTCTATGACTTTGGAACGGAGGCGTTCGACTCGATTCTCGATACCCTGCGGGCGACGATGCCCTGTATCGTGCTCGATATCCCGCATCAATGGTCGGGCTGGACCAAGCGCGCCCTGATCGGTGCGGACGACATCCTTATCGTCGCGACGCCCGATCTCGCCAACCTTCGCAACACGAAAAACCTGTTCGATCTGCTCAAGGCAGCGCGGCCGAACGACCGGCCTCCGCTCTATTGCCTCAACCAGGTCGGCGTTCCCAAGCGGCCCGAGATCAGCACCAACGAATTCGCCAAAGCCATTGAAAGCCAGCCGATTGTCAGCATCCCGTTCGACCCGCAGTTGTTCGGGTCGGCCGCGAACAACGGCCAGATGATCGCCGAAATCGCGGCGAGCCACCGCATCACGGACATGTTCTTGCAGATCGCCCAGCGCCTGACCGGCCGCGGCGAGGCAAAGAAGCCGCGAAAATCGTTTCTGCCGCCATTCATCGAGAAGTTGCGGGCGAAATAAGTCACTGCGTGGAGTACCGTCGTGTTTGGCAAGCGTAGCGGACCAGAGGACGACGCCCGGAAGATGGCGGGCCTGACGCTGGAGGCCGCCCCGGCCGTCCAGAATGTGCGAGCGCCCGCGGAGACCGCTTCGCCGGCCGTCGCCTCGCCGCCGCTCGCGCCGGCGCGCCCCGCCCCGCAGACGCCGGCCATCGAAGCCCGCCGGTCCGAAACCTATTATCAGGTCAAGGCGACGATTTTCGGCGCCCTGATCGAGGCCATCGATCTCGCCCAGCTTGCCAAGCTCGACGGCGAATCCGCGCGCGAGGAAATCCGCGACATCGTCAATGAGATCATCGCGATCAAAAACATCGTGATGTCGATCGCCGAGCAGGAAGAGCTGCTCGACGACATCTGCAACGACGTTCTCGGCTACGGTCCGCTCGAGCCGCTGCTGTCCCGCGACGACATCGCGGACATCATGGTCAACGGCGCCGGCACGGTCTTCATCGAAGTCGCCGGCAAGATCCAGCGGACCGGAATCCGGTTCCGCGACAACCAGCAACTGTTGAATATCTGCCAGCGGATCGTCAGCCAGGTCGGCCGCCGGGTCGATGAATCCTCGCCGATATGCGACGCCCGTCTCGCCGACGGATCCCGCGTCAACGCCATCGTTCCGCCGCTGGCGATCGACGGGCCCGCGCTGACAATCCGTAAATTCAGGAAGGACAAGCTGACCCTCGATCAACTGGTGAAGTTCGGCGCTATTACGCCGGAGGGCGGCACGATCCTCCAGATCATCGGACGCTGCCGCGCCAACGTCCTGATCTCGGGCGGCACCGGCTCCGGCAAGACCACGCTGCTGAATTGCCTCACGAACTATATCGACCACGACGAGCGCATCATCACCTGTGAAGACGCCGCCGAGCTTCAGTTGCAGCAGCCGCATGTGGTGCGGCTCGAAACCCGGCCGCCCAACATCGAGGGCGAGGGCCAGGTCTCGATGCGCGAACTGGTCCGAAACTGCCTTCGTATGCGCCCCGAGCGCATCATCGTCGGCGAGGTTCGCGGACCCGAGGCCTTCGATTTGCTGCAGGCCATGAACACCGGCCATGACGGCTCGATGGGCACGCTGCACGCCAATAACCCGCGCGAGGCGCTGTCGCGCTGCGAGTCGATGATCACGATGGGGGGCTTCGCGCTGCCCTCGCGCACCATCCGCGAGATGATCTGCGCCTCGATCGACGTCATCATTCAGGCTGCCCGCCTTCGCGACGGCTCGCGCCGTATCACTCACATCACCGAAGTGATGGGAATGGAAGGCGACACCATCATCACCCAGGAAATCTTCGTCTACGATCTGCTTGGCGAGGATGCCAACGGAAACGTGGTCGGCCGGCACCGCTCGACCGGAATCGGCCGGCCGCGGTTCTGGGAGCGCGCCCGGTACTATAACGAGGAGAAGCGGCTCGCGGCCGCGCTCGATGCGGCTGACGTCAAGATCGAGATCTGAGGACGCGCGCCCATGAACTTGCAGACCCTCGCACTGGCATTCATGGCTGCAACCGCGGTCGGCGGCGTCGCATGGGTGTTCCTGTATCCGGCGCTGTCGGGCGAGGCGAAGGCGGAGAAGCGCCGTTCGGCATTCGCGCGGACGGCGCCGGCTGTCCGTCAGGTCGACAGGGCCCAGCGCTCGCGTCGCGAGCAGATCGAGGGATCGCTGCGGGAAATCGAGCAACGCCAGAAGCGCGACCGCAAGATCGCGCTCAACGACCGCATCGCACAGGCCGGCCTGTCCTGGTCGAGGGAGAAATTTCTGATCGTCTCCGGCATTTTCGCCGCGGTCTGTTTTGCCGTTCCGATGTTTTCGGGAGCCGGGCCGGTCGCCGCGGTCGGCCTGGCATTCGCGGCGGGCTTCGGCTTGCCGCGCTGGCTGCTGGGCTTCCTCAAGACGCGCCGCGAGAAGGCGTTTCTGCGCGCGCTTCCCGATGCGGTGGACGTGATTGTTCGCGGCATCAAGGCCGGCCTGCCGCTGTTCGAATCCATCAAGGTCGTCGCGGCCGACTCGCCGGAACCGCTGAAAAGCGAATTCGCGGCGATCATCGAGACACAGGCAATCGGCATGCCGCTCGGCGATGCCTGTTCGCGCCTGTTCGAGCGCATGCCGGTTCCCGAAGCGAACTTCTTCGGCATCGTCATCTCGATCCAGCAGAAATCCGGCGGCAACCTGTCGGAAGCTCTCGGCAACCTGTCCAAGGTGCTGCGCGATCGCAAAAAGATGGCCGAGAAGATCCAGGCCATGTCGATGGAAGCCAAGGCGTCCGCCGCGATCATCGGCTCGCTGCCTCCGGTCGTCATGCTGCTGGTCTATCTGTCCACACCGGACTACATCGCGCTGCTGTGGACCCATCCCACCGGGCGGCTGATGCTGGCCGGCTGCGTGTTGTGGATGTCGGCTGGCATCTTGGTGATGAAGAAAATGATCAACTTCGACTTCTGACGGTGCATCATGCTCGACTTCCTGATCGAGAAACTCCACGATCCGCAGTTCATGACGATGGTCCTCGCCGCCATCGCCGCCAGCGCAACTGCCTATACTCTGATCACGCCGTTCTTCGCGGCGGAGGGGCTCACCAAGCGGATGAAGGCCGTCGCCAGCGAGCGCGAACGCATCCGGCAGCGCGAGCGCGAGCGGCTCGCGAAATCCGAAAAGGTCTCGCTTCGTCAGGTCCCGAAGCAGTTCGTCTCGAAGATCGTGGAAGACCTCAATCTCGGCAAGTGGGTGGCTCAGGAAGCCGCGCGCGAGAAGCTTGTCATGGCGGGGTATCGCGGCCAGGCTCCTTACATCACCTTCCTGTTCTTCCGCATGGTCACCCCGATCGTGATGCTGATCGGGGCAATCGTCTACGTTTTCCTGCTGTCACACATGAAGCAGTCCACCCCGATCAAGATCGGCATCTGTATCGGCGCTGCGTTTCTCGGCCTGCAGGCGCCCATGCTGTTTCTGAAGAACGCCATCGCCAAGCGGCAGCTCTCGATCAAACGAGCCTTCCCGGACGCGCTCGATCTGCTGCTGATCTGCATCGAATCCGGCATGTCCATCGAAGTCGCTTTCCGCAAGGTCAGCACGGAAATCGGCAGCCAGTCGGTCGCGCTGGCCGAGGAGTTCACGCTGACCACGGCCGAACTGTCGTACCTTCAGGACCGCAAGGTCGCCTACGAGAATCTGGCGAAACGCACCGGGATCGAAGGCGTGAAATCGGTGTGTCTCGCGCTCCAGCAGTCGGAACGATACGGTACTCCGCTCGCGCAAAGCCTTCGTGTGATGGCCCAGGAAAACCGCGACATGCGCATGACCGAAGCCGAGAAGAAGGCGGCTGCCCTGCCGCCCAAGTTGACGGTCCCGATGATCGTGTTCTTCCTGCCCGTGCTGTTCGTGGTCATTCTCGGGCCGACGGGCATCAAGATCGCGGCCCAAATGCATTGAGGACTTGCAATCGGCGGCGCAGGGGACCCGGCGGGCCGGTCACCCCTTGATGAATCCAACGCTCATGACTTGCGGGAATCCGGATCGAGACCATTTCCCGCACTGGCCCGCGCGTGGGCGCCGCGGCCGAGCATCTGCTTCAGATAGGCGACGTTAGCCGCGGCTTCGTCGGCGGGCAAATCGGCTTTCACGATGCTCTCAGCCTCGTCGAACCGGCCCTGCAAGCCGACGACCAGCGCCAGGTTCTGCCGGATCCGGCTGTCGGCCCGAGCGCTGGCGTAAGCGCGGCGCAACACCTTCTCGGCTTTTGGAAGCTCCTTGGTCAGAACATACGACATGCCCAGATTGGACAGCACCGAGGGCTCGTCGGGCCTGATCCTGAGCGCGCTCGCGTAATAGCGGCGGGCGTCATCGTGACGGCCGAGTTTGTCGAGCGTGGTCCCCTGGACCGAGAGAATTCGCCAGTCCGGATTTACCGGCGTGTGCGCCCGGCTGAGCACATCGAACGCCTCCTGGGACTGACCGTTGTCGGCTAGCGCCCGCCCCCAGCCAGCTAGCACCGCCTTGTTGCCCGGATTCAGGATCGCGGCGCGTTCCAGCACCGCAACGGCCTGGGCGCGCTGCCCGATGGCACGCAACGCCTGTCCGTACTTCAGGGCCGCATCGGGGTCCTTGGGATTGGCGCGAAATCGCTCACCATAGACTTCGGCGGTGCGATGAGGATCGGTTGCGGGATTCGCCTCCGCCCTTGCGCCGAGCGAGCCGGTGATGTCAGGCATGCCCGCGGTCTGACAACCGGCGAGTCCGGCCGCCAGCACCGCCGTCACGGCTGCGGATGCGAGGAGCCTGGCGAGACACGACTGCTGACGCATGGCACCTACTCGCAATTGCTGGACGATCGGGAAGCTGGACGGTTTCAGCAATAGACTGTTAACCCTAACGTCTGGTTAACTACCCTGCCTGACACCCAAGCCTCCTCCCGTTAAAAGACCTCATCAAACCGAGAGATCGAGACAACCATGCATCCCGCGTTTGCGACCGCGCCGGCCGGAGAGGCCGTTCCGATCACCTTTGTGGCCAAGGCCACGTGGAAAACGATGGGTGCAACGCTTGACGGTCCGGCACGCCGGTTTGCGGAGGCGAGCGGCTTTGCGGCGAAGCCGGGGCAGTACCTCGCGCTGCCCGCAGCGAACGGCGACGTCTCACACATTCTCTTCGGACTTGGCGATGCATCGGACCTCGCGCGCGATCCCTTTCTCGCCGGCAAGCTGCCGGGGCTGTTGCCCGCCGGAACATTCCGCTTTGCCAATTCACCGCACGATATGCATCTCGCGGCGCTGGCGTTCGCGCTCGGCAACTACCGCTTCGATCGCTACCGCAAGACAGACGCACCGAAAGCGCGGCTGGTGCCGCCCAACGGCATCGACATCGCGGCGATCTCGCGGATGGCGGAAGCCGCAACGCTTGCCCGCGACCTGATCAATACGCCGGCCAACGATATGGGACCGGAGGAGCTTGCGGCGACGGCCGAGAACCTTGCGCAGCGTTTCGGCGCGGAATTCGGCTGCGTCGTCGGCGACGATTTGAGGCACCGGAATTTTCCGCTGATCCATGCGGTCGGCATGGCCTCGCCGCGCGCACCGCGCCTGATCGATATCGCCTGGGGCGATCCCGCGCACCCGAAGGTTACGCTGGTCGGGAAAGGCGTCTGCTTCGATACCGGCGGCGTCGATCTCAAAACCGCCAGCGGCATGGCCATCATGAAGAAGGACATGGGCGGCGCGGCCAACGTGCTGGCTTTAGCGCTGATGGTCATGGATGCGAAGCTGAAGGTCCGGCTGCGCGTGCTGATCCCGGCGGTCGAAAACTCCGTGGCCGGCAACGCGTTCCGGCCGCTCGACATCTTTCCGTCGCGCAAGGGACCGACGGTGGAAATCGGCAACACCGACGCCGAGGGCCGGCTGGTCCTCGCCGACGCGCTGGCGCTGGCCGATGAAGAGACGCCCGACCTGCTGATCGATCTGGGGACGCTCACCGGCGCGGCGCGCGTGGCGCTGGGACCGGATATTCCGCCGTTCTATACGAGCGATGACGCATTGGCGCTCGATGTCGCGCGCTGCGCGCAAGCCGAGAACGATCCGCTGTGGCGGATGCCGCTCTGGCCTGCTTACGATTCGTGGCTCGATTCCAAGGTCGCCGACATCAACAATGCGCCGTCGGGCGGTTTTGCCGGCTCGATCGTCTGCGCGCTGTTCCTGCAGCGCTTCGTCGAAGCGGCGAAGAACTGGCTTCATGTCGACATCTATGGCTGGACGCCGTCGGCGAAACCGGCGCGTCCGGAAGGCGGCGAATGCCAGGCCGCGCGCGCGATCTACAGACTGCTGAGCGAACGTTATGGATGATCCGCGTCTCACGCCGGCCCGGCCGGAGGTCGCCGCCCGCTATCTCGAGGGCACGATCGAGGCAGCGCGCTTCGCCGATGGCGAGGAATGGGAGGTCGTTGACCCCGTGGCACCGCTGCGGCGCCAGCCTTCGCCCGATGCGATGCTCGACACCCAGGCGCTGCGCGGCGAGCGCGTCACGATCTACGACCACAACGCCGAAGGCTGGGCCTGGGGTCAGTTGAACGGCGACGGCTATGTCGGCTGGCTGCCCGACCGTACGCTCGCAAGGCCCGGCGCGGCACCGACGCACAAGGTCATTGCCTTGCGGACGTTTGCGTTTCCCGGACCATCGATCAAGCTACAGCCGGCCGAGACGCTGTCGCTCGGCGTCAGGCTGACCGTCCAGCGCCATGACGGCGTCTTCGCCATCGCCACCGGCAATCTCCACATACCCGCCATCCATGTCGCGCCGCTCGAACACATCGCGGTGGATTTCGTCACGGTCGCCGACATGTTCGTCGGAACGCCGTATCTGTGGGGCGGCAAGACCAGCCTCGGCATCGACTGCTCGGGCCTTGTGCAGGTGGCGCTCAATGCATCCGGCATCGGATGCCCGCGCGACAGCGACATGCAGGAGCGAGCCCTGGGCCGAACGCTATCGCCGGCGGAGGTGCAACAGCCTCGGCGTGGCGATTTGATGTTCTGGAAAGGACACGTCGCCATCGTCCGGGACGCGACAACGCTGGTCCACGCCAACGCGCATCACATGGCCACCGCCGTTGAGCGCATTGACGAGGCGACCGCCCGCATCAAGGCGGCGGGAAGCGAAGTGACGAGCGTGAAGCGGCTAGAGCATCGGGCGCTCATTTAAATCCATATCCGGCGGCATTGAAGTAGTTTGAGCACTCATGCGGAGAGAAGAGCGCGCAGATGTTGCCGATGGCCTTCCAAAGATCGTCGATGGTTCTGACAGCCCTGGCGCGTAGATGGGCCTTGAGTTTTGCGAAGGCCATTTCAATGGGATTGAGGTCCGGGCTATAGGGCGGCAGGAACAGGAGCCATGCGCCTTGCGCCCGGATCGCTTTTTCGGCCCGCTCACTTTTATGGCTGGAGAGGTTGTCGAGGATGACGACGTCGCCTGGCTTGAGGGCGGGCGCGAGCTGGGTTTCGACATAGGTCTCGAAGATCACCCGGTTCATTGGGGCATCAATGACCCAGGGGGCGATGAGGCCGTCGCACTTGAGGCCCGCCACGAAGGTCTGCGTGCCCCAATGGCCGAAGGGAGCCTTGCTGTTCAACCGTGTGCCTTTTGTTGAGCGTCCGCGCAGGCGCGTCATCTTGGTGGTGGTGCCGGTCTCGTCAATGAAGATCAGCCGCTCGCGCTGCTTGCGCATGATGGGCTGGCGGCCCACTTTCCACTCGGCCCGGGCCTTGGCCAGTTCAGGTCTGTCTTGTTCGCTGGCCCGAAGAGTTTTTTTTGAAGCTGAGCCCGCAGGCGATCAGAAACTTCGAAAGGGTCGACGGGTCGGCTTTGACGCCTTTGGCTTTCGACAGTTCTTTCGCCAGCTCAGGCATGGTGATGTCATCGCGGGCCGCCACAGCAGCGAGAATAAAGTCCCGGTGGGGCGCGAGCTTGCCATGCCGGAAGCCGCCGCGAGGCCGTGGATCAACCCGGCCGGTCTGCCGCCAGAGCCTCATCAAATTGACGACGAAAGACACCGAAGTTCCGAAGCGCTCCGCCGCATGGTGGCAGGAATGCCCCGCCTCGACATGCGCCACAACACGTTCACGAAGATCGTTCGACAAAGGATACGGCATGGCAAATCACCTCCGCATACTTTGAATCATTTTCAGCCTGATTTGTGAATCGCTTTCGATTCCAACTGACAACCCGTTGCTCTAGATTGATTTATTTTGCGCTCGATTCGCCCGGCGCAGTCTCAAGCCGGAAGGCCGCCGCAAACAGCGCGCGCGTGTAATCCGATTTCGGACTCTTGAACAGGTGCGACGCCGGCCCTTCCTCGACCACCTTGCCGTTCCGCATCACGATGAGATGGCTGGCAAGAGAGGCGACCACGCGCAGGTCATGCGAGATGAACATGTAGGTCAGGTCGCGCTTGCGCTGCAATTCGCGCAAGAGATCGACCATCTGCGCCTGGAACAGCATGTCGAGCGCGCTGGTCGGCTCGTCCAGCACGACGAAATTCGGCTCCAGCACCACGGCGCGCGCGATGCTGATGCGCTGGCGCTGGCCGCCGGAGAATTCGTGCGGATAGCGGAAGCGTGTCGCCGGATCGAGCCCGACATCCTTAAGCGCCTTGACCACCCGCGCCTCGCGCTCAGTGTCCGAAAGCGCTCGCTGATGCACGCTCAAACCCTCGGCCACGATATCGCCGACCGACATTCGCGGGCTCAACGCCCCGAACGGATCCTGAAACACAATCTGCATGTCGCGACGGAACGGCCGCATCGCCTTGAAGCGCAGCCCCTGGATGTTCTTGCTGAGGAACGCGATCGGGCCATCCGACGAGATCAGCCGCAACAGCGCCAGCCCGAGCGTGGTCTTGCCGGACCCGGATTCGCCGACGACGCCGAGCGTTTCGCCCTTGCGCACCTTCAGCGTCACGCCGTCCACCGCCTTGATGTGGCCGACCGTCTTGCGCAACAGACCGCGCCGGATCGGAAACCAGACCTTGAGATTGTCGGCTTCGATCACGACCGGGGACTCCGGCCGCGGCGGCGCCGGGTCGGGCTTCGGCTCCGCGGCCAGCAACTCGCGCGTGTAGGGATGGTGCGGCTCTTCAAAGACCTGCTCGACCGGTCCCTTCTCGACGATCTTGCCGCCGTTCATGACGCAAACACGGTCGGCGATGCGGCGGACGATGCCGAGATCGTGCGTGATGAACAACAGACTCATTCCGAGCCGGGCGCGGATATCCGCCAGCAGGGTAAGGATCTGCGCCTGCACGGTGACGTCGAGCGCGGTAGTCGGCTCGTCCGCTATCAGAAGGTCGGGTTCGTTGGCGAGCGCCATTGCGATCATGACCCGCTGGCGCTGGCCGCCGGACAATTGATGCGGGTAGCTGGCAAGCCGGGTCTCCGGATCGGGAATGCCAACTTGTGTCAGCAGCTCCAGGGTCCGCTTCCGTGCCGCCGCGCCGCGAACCCCGCCGTGCAGCAGCATTATCTCGCTGATCTGCGCTTCGATGGTGTGCAGCGGATTGAGCGAGGTCATCGGCTCCTGGAAGATGATCGAGATGTCGTTGCCGCGAATGCTCCTGATCTCGCGCTCCGACATGCCGAGCAGTTCGCGGCCTTTGAAGCGGATGTTGCCGGAGGGATGCGACGCGGCCGGATAGGGCAGAAGCTTCAGGACCGAGAGCGCGCTGACGGATTTTCCGGAGCCGGATTCGCCGACCAGCGCCACGCACTCGCCGCGTTTGATATCGAACGAAATACGATCGACGGCGACCGATGGTCCACCGGCATGGTGAAACGCAACGGACAGGTCGCGAACCTCGAGCAGCGGCTGGCTGGTGGCGTTCATGCCGGCCTACCTGAACGTCTTGCGCGGGTCGAAGGCATCGCGCACGGCTTCGCCGATGAAAATCAAGAGCGACAGCATGATCGCGAGCGCGAAAAATCCGGTGAACCCAAGCCACGGCGCCTGCACGTTGGCCTTGCCCTGCGCCAGCATTTCGCCGAGCGAGGGCGAGCCCGGCGGCAGCCCGAAGCCGAGGAAATCCAGTGCGGTCAGGGTCATCACCGACGACGACACGATGAACGGCAGGAACGTCATGGTCGCGACCATAGCGTTGGGCAGAAGATGGCGGAACATGATGGTCGCGTTCGACACGCCGAGCGCCCGCGCCGCCGTGATGTATTCGAAGTTACGGCCGCGCAGGAATTCGGCGCGCACCAGACCGACCAGCGAGACCCACGAGAACAGCAGCAGGATTCCGAGCAGCACGAAGAATCCCGGCACCAGCACCGACGACAGTATCAAGAGCAGATAGAGCGAGGGGATCGCGGTCCAGACTTCGATGAAGCGCTGGAATCCGAGATCGATCCAGCCGCCGAAATATCCCTGCACGCCGCCGGCCGCGATGCCGATGATCGACGACACAATGGTCAGGCAGAGTCCGAACAGGACCGAGATGCGGAATCCGTAAATCAGCCGCGCTACGACGTCGCGCCCCTGATCGTCGGTGCCGAGCCAGTTGTATTCGAGATCGCGACAACCTGTGAGGTGCTTTCTCTGCACCACATCCTTGCATTCAGCCTCGGTCAGAAGCCAGGTCGGTTTCGAGGGCGCCGGCGTCGGCAGATCGAGGTTGTGGGTGTCGTAGGAATAGCGGATCAGCGGCCAGATGATGGTGCCGCCCTTCGCCGCGATCAGCTTCTGCAAATAGGGATCGCGATAGTCGGCGGCGGTCTGGAAGTCGCCGCCGAACGCGGTTTCCGGATAGGTCACGAATGCCGGAAAATAGAGATGCCCGTCGAAGCTGATCAGGAACGGCCGGTCGTTGGCGATCAATTCCGCAAACAGCGAAATGAAAAACAGGATCAGGAATATCCAGAGCGACCAGTAGCCGCGCCGGTTCGATTTGAAGCTCTGCCAGCGGCGACGATTGAGCGGCGACAGGCGGAGCGGATGGCGCGCCGGCGGCACCGCTTCGCCCAGCGGCGAGACGGCTCCGGATTCGA from Nitrobacter sp. NHB1 carries:
- a CDS encoding AAA family ATPase — its product is MISYPRQDAEEPTASPSPKADDHIAPAPRVSVQAFCETMETATAVQAAGEDRRLGKAHLKIQMGGMVVAAEAYRSAPTPNVIILETDERGDILAGLDQLATVCDAGTRVIVIGRVNDVTLYRELVKRGVSDYVIAPVTAIDIVRAVCGLFSAPEAKAVGRVIAVAGAKGGVGASTIAHNVAWAIARDLALDSVVADLDLAFGTAGLDFNQDPPQGIADAVFSPDRIDTAFVDRLLSRCTDHLSLLAAPATLDRVYDFGTEAFDSILDTLRATMPCIVLDIPHQWSGWTKRALIGADDILIVATPDLANLRNTKNLFDLLKAARPNDRPPLYCLNQVGVPKRPEISTNEFAKAIESQPIVSIPFDPQLFGSAANNGQMIAEIAASHRITDMFLQIAQRLTGRGEAKKPRKSFLPPFIEKLRAK
- a CDS encoding CpaD family pilus assembly protein, whose amino-acid sequence is MTSADSAERYRSLRVAVLIAGLAAALGACTHTSQEGTTASIPNDYRLRHPIAIQEANRTVNIFVGNTRGGLSASQRADVVGLASVWLREGTGAIVAEVPSGTSNARAAADSFREVRSLLSAAGVPSRGIIVRHYHPADPRLFATIRLTYPKIAAVAGPCGVWPEDLGPSIKNKGYLDNKPYWNFGCASQRNLAAMVDNPSDLVQPRPETPAYTARRTYALDKYRQGQSSATVYPDDKSKISSVGQ
- a CDS encoding type II and III secretion system protein family protein produces the protein MTWTTNPAPLQAFVARSLSFAAIAAFTLNPALTPAFASDSRVPTATAGAKMHAQSLSLGIGKSVVVDLPRDVKDVLVADPKIANAVVRSAQRAYIIGAAVGQTNIIFFDSSGQQISAYDIAVTRDLNGLRAALKQLLPNADIKIDGLGDGIMLSGWAQNPVEAQQAADLAARLAGGADKVVNSIAVRGRDQVMLKVVVAEVQRDIIKQLGVDLSANMSYGTAVVNFNNANPFTSNGGPLVSGNSAVGGFGKSVVNGVTVPSVQATLRAMENAGVIRTLAEPSLTAISGESANFLAGGEFPVPGIPSCTGGVCTSPTVQFKKFGISLGFTPVVMSGGRISLHVATEVSELSQEGAFTYNGTTVPSLKTRRADTTLEIPSGGSMVMAGLIKQQTKQSISGMPGVSQIPVLGTLFRSRDYVNNNTELMILVTPYVVRAVAQKDLSRPDDGFADASDPQADLLGSINRIYGVPGRAEPARQYRGSYGFITD
- a CDS encoding CpaF family protein, translated to MFGKRSGPEDDARKMAGLTLEAAPAVQNVRAPAETASPAVASPPLAPARPAPQTPAIEARRSETYYQVKATIFGALIEAIDLAQLAKLDGESAREEIRDIVNEIIAIKNIVMSIAEQEELLDDICNDVLGYGPLEPLLSRDDIADIMVNGAGTVFIEVAGKIQRTGIRFRDNQQLLNICQRIVSQVGRRVDESSPICDARLADGSRVNAIVPPLAIDGPALTIRKFRKDKLTLDQLVKFGAITPEGGTILQIIGRCRANVLISGGTGSGKTTLLNCLTNYIDHDERIITCEDAAELQLQQPHVVRLETRPPNIEGEGQVSMRELVRNCLRMRPERIIVGEVRGPEAFDLLQAMNTGHDGSMGTLHANNPREALSRCESMITMGGFALPSRTIREMICASIDVIIQAARLRDGSRRITHITEVMGMEGDTIITQEIFVYDLLGEDANGNVVGRHRSTGIGRPRFWERARYYNEEKRLAAALDAADVKIEI
- a CDS encoding type II secretion system F family protein gives rise to the protein MNLQTLALAFMAATAVGGVAWVFLYPALSGEAKAEKRRSAFARTAPAVRQVDRAQRSRREQIEGSLREIEQRQKRDRKIALNDRIAQAGLSWSREKFLIVSGIFAAVCFAVPMFSGAGPVAAVGLAFAAGFGLPRWLLGFLKTRREKAFLRALPDAVDVIVRGIKAGLPLFESIKVVAADSPEPLKSEFAAIIETQAIGMPLGDACSRLFERMPVPEANFFGIVISIQQKSGGNLSEALGNLSKVLRDRKKMAEKIQAMSMEAKASAAIIGSLPPVVMLLVYLSTPDYIALLWTHPTGRLMLAGCVLWMSAGILVMKKMINFDF